The following are encoded together in the Bacillota bacterium genome:
- the cas1 gene encoding CRISPR-associated endonuclease Cas1, giving the protein MTALYVTEEHAFVRKVGSTLAVRKADGSVVRLPLEQVDQVICIGDVSWSGGALRELSELGIGVAYIGPRGEWVGRWEPREAKTVLLRRLQFAASEDPVRSLRLARGFVAGKIRNCRSLLQRARRDGMLADDGEEGLLAEFVLKAEHADSLDELRGIEGEAAALYFRAYGRLVS; this is encoded by the coding sequence GTGACCGCGCTCTATGTGACCGAGGAACATGCCTTCGTGCGCAAGGTGGGTTCAACGCTCGCGGTACGTAAGGCCGACGGGAGCGTCGTGCGCCTGCCCCTGGAGCAGGTCGACCAAGTGATCTGCATCGGGGATGTCTCCTGGAGCGGGGGAGCCCTCAGGGAGCTGAGCGAACTGGGCATCGGGGTGGCGTATATCGGCCCTCGGGGAGAGTGGGTGGGGCGGTGGGAGCCCCGAGAGGCGAAAACTGTGTTGCTCCGCCGCCTTCAGTTTGCCGCCTCCGAGGACCCCGTGCGCTCCCTTAGGCTGGCCCGCGGATTCGTGGCGGGGAAGATACGCAACTGCCGCTCGCTGCTCCAACGAGCTCGCAGGGACGGCATGCTTGCGGATGACGGCGAAGAGGGGCTTCTCGCGGAATTCGTCCTCAAGGCTGAGCATGCGGACAGCTTGGATGAGCTCAGAGGGATCGAGGGAGAGGCGGCGGCCCTCTACTTTCGAGCCTATGGGCGACTCGTGAGTG
- the cas4 gene encoding CRISPR-associated protein Cas4: MDLSEEDALVPIRMVEALTYCPRQAWYRFVQGDDPTNEHMERGLARHAIFALSEGDTGLPPGVRRYRNLWVMAPRLGVVGVLDEVDVGTEECCVTEYKTAKLRREVWPGVRLQLAVQVLALREHASSERWSGPPLPENVRLRVYLTDSRRYREIPWTEDLRIQAVRAVEQAKRILDLGSPPEGRVGPRCGECQHEPICLPLWTDIWRKEP; encoded by the coding sequence TTGGATCTTTCTGAAGAGGATGCCCTGGTGCCGATCCGCATGGTGGAAGCCCTGACCTACTGTCCAAGGCAGGCTTGGTACCGGTTCGTGCAGGGCGACGATCCGACGAATGAGCATATGGAGCGGGGCTTGGCGAGGCATGCGATCTTCGCCCTGTCGGAAGGCGACACAGGCCTGCCTCCCGGGGTTCGCCGGTACAGGAACCTCTGGGTCATGGCGCCCCGGCTGGGCGTCGTGGGCGTGCTGGACGAGGTCGATGTGGGGACGGAAGAGTGCTGCGTAACGGAGTACAAGACCGCGAAGCTCCGCAGGGAGGTCTGGCCAGGAGTGCGCCTCCAGCTTGCCGTGCAGGTGTTGGCGCTGCGCGAGCACGCCTCAAGCGAGCGGTGGTCAGGTCCTCCTCTCCCTGAGAACGTCCGGTTGCGAGTCTACCTGACCGACTCCAGGCGATACCGGGAGATCCCGTGGACTGAGGATCTGCGCATACAGGCGGTCCGTGCGGTGGAGCAGGCCAAACGGATTCTGGATCTCGGGTCGCCTCCAGAGGGCCGGGTCGGGCCCCGCTGCGGGGAATGCCAGCATGAGCCGATCTGCCTTCCGCTTTGGACCGACATCTGGAGGAAGGAACCGTGA
- the cas6 gene encoding CRISPR system precrRNA processing endoribonuclease RAMP protein Cas6: protein MTGESSVWRIRFRLAVDRWRGDGRTLYSPSHSLFFQLLSTGSGEAARSVHDARGRKPFALSPLRVSPRGGMGVAEWTVAVWGPLVTAMEGSLEAALRFTGDVLGHRVAIVEARPDPKVAIADLGAAGAAAASVEVEFLSPTFFSFGRRFGRQQYELLPLPELVVGSWAAAWCSAGGTLPAPMPEEAFREWLGERVAVRSIEGLHTVTVDGGETALTGFLGTVRYAWIGPEPWGPGLLAALARFASYAGTGAKTGHGFGLTAFQGGSETRAGLVW from the coding sequence GTGACGGGCGAATCGTCGGTATGGCGCATCCGCTTTCGCCTGGCGGTCGATCGGTGGCGGGGCGATGGCAGGACTCTCTACTCTCCGTCCCACTCGCTCTTCTTCCAGCTCTTGTCGACCGGCTCGGGGGAAGCGGCTCGTTCGGTTCACGACGCGCGCGGGCGCAAGCCGTTCGCCCTTTCGCCCCTCCGGGTGTCCCCGCGCGGCGGCATGGGGGTCGCGGAATGGACGGTGGCGGTCTGGGGACCCCTGGTCACCGCGATGGAAGGCTCCCTGGAGGCCGCTCTCCGTTTCACGGGGGACGTGCTCGGCCACCGGGTGGCGATCGTGGAGGCGCGGCCCGATCCCAAGGTTGCGATCGCCGATCTGGGGGCCGCTGGGGCCGCGGCCGCGTCGGTCGAGGTCGAGTTCCTCTCGCCGACTTTCTTCAGCTTTGGTCGCAGATTCGGCCGCCAACAGTACGAGCTTCTGCCCCTGCCAGAGCTCGTCGTCGGTTCCTGGGCGGCTGCCTGGTGTTCTGCCGGCGGGACGCTCCCGGCTCCCATGCCGGAAGAAGCGTTCCGGGAGTGGCTGGGCGAGCGCGTGGCGGTTCGCTCGATCGAAGGTCTGCACACCGTGACAGTGGACGGTGGGGAGACGGCGCTCACCGGATTTCTCGGTACGGTTCGGTACGCCTGGATAGGCCCGGAGCCATGGGGGCCCGGTCTCCTCGCCGCGCTCGCGCGCTTCGCCTCGTACGCGGGCACGGGCGCGAAGACGGGGCATGGATTCGGCTTGACCGCATTTCAGGGCGGTTCAGAGACGCGGGCCGGACTCGTATGGTGA
- a CDS encoding DevR family CRISPR-associated autoregulator, with product MMAVREEKSLSWSEKLKESAPTGVGIAARLAMDAHALNNEGTRNNAIIPRQVDVVRGDEIIQTNAISGDMVKHVYVDYLRRLSAAEGGVPLCSGCAAASPNRINQDREFQRLLRGRNHVEDAEVLKAAIAKCVIDDVAGLLVTIGRSVPRRSAIRFGWLLGIPDLVRTGRYTHVKLVSGGEEAGDEGRPADEGEGGNLRDGANLGQNIFTRPASSGYYGVVAELDLRRIGWNDISREVVVEGEKRAKRRKLAVEALYWTLANPRGAQENTQLPHVLEISGAVSVSFGELPPVLASPLAEGYEERMREIADAFGHLDRDVFVIPFGSSGELGEILAKIAGRVTGD from the coding sequence ATGATGGCTGTGCGGGAGGAAAAGAGTTTGAGCTGGAGCGAGAAGCTGAAGGAGTCGGCGCCGACCGGTGTCGGGATCGCCGCGCGCCTGGCCATGGACGCCCACGCCCTCAACAACGAGGGGACCAGGAACAACGCGATCATCCCGCGCCAGGTCGACGTGGTCCGCGGGGACGAGATTATCCAGACGAACGCCATCTCGGGCGACATGGTCAAGCACGTTTATGTTGACTATCTGCGCAGGCTGAGCGCCGCGGAGGGCGGCGTTCCGCTCTGCAGCGGGTGCGCGGCGGCAAGTCCCAACCGCATCAACCAGGATAGGGAGTTCCAGAGGCTGCTGAGAGGCAGGAATCACGTGGAAGATGCAGAGGTTTTGAAGGCAGCCATTGCAAAGTGCGTCATCGACGACGTGGCCGGCCTTCTGGTCACGATCGGGCGGAGCGTGCCGCGCCGCTCGGCCATCCGGTTTGGCTGGCTGCTCGGGATCCCCGACCTGGTTCGGACGGGACGCTATACGCATGTGAAGCTGGTTTCAGGAGGGGAAGAGGCTGGCGATGAAGGCCGGCCTGCAGACGAAGGGGAAGGCGGAAATTTGAGAGACGGCGCCAACCTTGGGCAGAACATCTTCACGCGCCCGGCCTCAAGCGGGTATTACGGTGTCGTGGCGGAGCTCGACCTCCGGCGGATCGGCTGGAACGATATCTCGCGCGAAGTGGTCGTCGAGGGCGAGAAGCGGGCCAAGCGCAGGAAGCTGGCGGTGGAGGCGCTCTACTGGACGCTGGCGAACCCGAGGGGCGCCCAGGAGAACACCCAGCTGCCCCACGTGCTGGAGATCTCGGGAGCCGTGAGCGTCTCCTTCGGCGAGCTTCCGCCCGTTCTGGCCAGCCCTCTGGCGGAAGGGTATGAAGAGCGCATGCGCGAGATCGCCGATGCTTTCGGCCATCTTGACCGTGACGTCTTTGTCATTCCCTTCGGGTCGTCTGGCGAGCTGGGGGAGATCCTCGCGAAGATCGCCGGGCGTGTGACGGGAGACTGA